The bacterium genome includes a window with the following:
- a CDS encoding Eco57I restriction-modification methylase domain-containing protein, whose product MLVNNIFKKRMPDILDCIANLSSDEVFTPPQLANNILNLLPDKVWQNPDLKFLDPACKTGIFLRECAKRLMAGLEKAIPDENKRREHIFKNMLYGLAITDITSLMSRRSLYYSKSANSKHSVVKFENEQGNIIYENIKHTFENKKCIYCGAAESIQSRGESLEGHAYQFIHLNNLFNNMKFDVIVGNPPYQLDTGGVGAQATPIYQKFIETAMELNPRYLSMIVPSRWFAGGMGLNDFRARMLSDKRLKVLVDHPNAEDCFPGVEIKGGVCYFLWDSKHNGECEVVSMLGGEEVSRAKRSLGEHDVFIRFNESIEDLIK is encoded by the coding sequence ATGCTCGTAAATAATATTTTTAAAAAAAGAATGCCCGATATTTTAGATTGCATTGCTAATCTTAGCAGCGATGAAGTTTTTACACCGCCGCAACTTGCAAATAATATTCTTAATCTCTTGCCTGACAAAGTTTGGCAAAATCCTGATTTAAAATTCTTGGATCCTGCCTGTAAGACTGGTATATTTTTGCGTGAATGCGCCAAAAGATTGATGGCTGGGTTGGAAAAAGCCATACCGGATGAAAACAAAAGACGGGAGCATATTTTTAAAAACATGCTTTATGGTTTGGCAATCACCGATATTACCAGCTTAATGTCTCGGAGATCTTTGTATTATTCAAAGTCGGCTAACAGCAAGCACTCTGTCGTCAAATTTGAAAATGAACAAGGCAATATCATTTATGAAAATATTAAACACACTTTTGAAAATAAAAAATGTATTTATTGCGGCGCCGCCGAAAGCATACAAAGCAGAGGCGAAAGTTTGGAAGGTCACGCTTATCAATTTATTCATTTAAATAATTTATTTAATAATATGAAATTTGATGTCATTGTTGGAAATCCTCCATATCAATTAGATACTGGTGGTGTAGGCGCACAAGCAACGCCTATTTATCAAAAATTTATAGAAACAGCGATGGAGCTTAATCCTCGTTATCTTTCAATGATTGTTCCGTCAAGATGGTTTGCTGGCGGTATGGGATTAAATGATTTTCGGGCCAGAATGTTGTCTGACAAAAGACTTAAAGTTTTAGTGGATCACCCTAACGCTGAAGATTGTTTTCCCGGAGTAGAAATTAAGGGTGGAGTGTGCTATTTTTTGTGGGATAGTAAGCACAATGGCGAGTGCGAAGTGGTTTCAATGTTGGGTGGCGAGGAAGTAAGCCGCGCCAAGAGGAGTTTGGGTGAACATGATGTTTTTATTCGTTTTAATGAGTCAATTGAGGATTTAATAAAATAA
- a CDS encoding SAM-dependent DNA methyltransferase, whose protein sequence is MANISNIIKSKERVRDLAEVFTADKEVNAMLDLVKYLSENIENTLLEPSCGNGNFLVAILKRKLDTVKAKYKNQIDVEFYVVKAVASIYGVDISEENVLEARERMLNEIKNFYSYKFNTKKPNEGFYNSINWILERNVIVGDMLNKIQDIILVEYNAVGKRPNLKRQEFRLTDQLKNKNEFNTLFNTQKPLKNYKICNYLKLCS, encoded by the coding sequence ATGGCGAATATTTCCAATATAATAAAATCTAAAGAAAGAGTGCGAGATTTGGCTGAGGTGTTTACCGCAGACAAAGAAGTGAATGCCATGCTAGATCTTGTGAAATATCTTTCGGAAAATATCGAAAATACCTTGCTGGAACCGTCTTGCGGTAATGGTAATTTTTTAGTAGCTATTTTAAAAAGAAAGCTGGATACAGTTAAAGCGAAATATAAAAATCAAATTGATGTCGAGTTTTATGTTGTTAAAGCGGTAGCTTCTATTTATGGCGTTGATATATCGGAAGAAAATGTTTTAGAGGCGAGAGAGCGAATGCTTAATGAAATAAAGAATTTTTATTCATATAAGTTTAACACTAAAAAGCCGAATGAGGGGTTTTATAATTCAATAAACTGGATATTGGAAAGAAATGTTATTGTTGGGGATATGCTGAACAAAATTCAAGATATTATTTTGGTCGAATATAATGCGGTTGGCAAAAGACCAAATTTAAAAAGACAAGAATTTAGATTAACAGATCAATTAAAAAATAAAAACGAATTTAATACCTTGTTTAATACCCAAAAACCTCTTAAGAACTATAAAATCTGTAATTATTTAAAACTATGCTCGTAA
- a CDS encoding helix-turn-helix transcriptional regulator, which yields MNTIVKIENGVNQNPTIETLTKIAKALEVGVNDLIK from the coding sequence ATCAATACTATCGTAAAAATTGAAAATGGTGTTAATCAGAACCCAACAATCGAAACGCTGACCAAAATCGCCAAAGCGCTTGAGGTCGGTGTTAATGATTTAATTAAATAA
- a CDS encoding HD domain-containing protein: MKIPTEVKSIIKKLESGGFEAFVVGGCVRDLLTGNPPAGGPHDWDITTNARPEEIQKIFPHNFCNNKFGTVTAVTGAKKESLKEIEITTYRTEGAYRDKRWPEKVEFVGKLEDDLARRDFTINAIAMNAKGKTIDPFGGAEDIEKKIIKAVGDPDQRFNEDALRLARAIRFACQLSSVGGKIRQLADKDFKDKLSPLSWKIEEKTFNAIKKHSKSMAMISLERTRDEFTKIILSEYPAEGVELLKETGLLGYIVPELEKGIGVSQNRHHIYTIYEHAILSLKYCPSEKLEVRLAALFHDIAKPEAKRGAGLDATFYNHDIMGANAVKRILSRLKFSNEAIEKTSHLVRNHMFFYNVDEVSEAGIRRLIKRAGKENLKDLIDLRIADRLGSGVPKAKPYKLRHLEYLIDKVSRDPISVKMLKLNGNDIIKILKIKPSPIIGAILNVLLAEVLEDPKLNTKKYLTGRVKELSKLSPDKLKAKSLEVIEEKKEEVELAEKSRFGVK; this comes from the coding sequence ATGAAAATTCCCACAGAAGTAAAATCAATAATTAAAAAACTTGAATCCGGCGGATTCGAGGCTTTTGTCGTCGGCGGGTGCGTTAGGGATTTATTGACCGGAAATCCGCCAGCTGGCGGACCGCATGATTGGGATATTACCACCAATGCCAGGCCGGAAGAGATTCAGAAGATTTTTCCCCATAATTTTTGCAATAATAAATTCGGTACTGTGACAGCGGTCACGGGCGCAAAAAAAGAATCGCTAAAAGAAATTGAGATCACTACTTACCGCACCGAAGGCGCTTATCGGGACAAGCGCTGGCCGGAAAAAGTTGAATTCGTCGGGAAGCTGGAAGATGATCTGGCTCGCCGCGATTTTACTATCAATGCGATTGCCATGAATGCTAAAGGGAAAACTATCGATCCTTTTGGCGGAGCGGAAGATATTGAGAAAAAAATAATAAAGGCGGTAGGCGATCCGGACCAAAGATTTAACGAAGATGCTTTGCGCCTCGCGCGGGCGATCCGGTTTGCTTGCCAGCTTAGTTCGGTCGGGGGAAAAATCCGCCAGCTGGCGGATAAAGATTTTAAGGACAAGTTGTCTCCGCTTTCCTGGAAAATCGAGGAAAAAACCTTTAACGCCATAAAAAAACATTCTAAGTCTATGGCGATGATTTCGTTGGAAAGGACCAGAGATGAATTTACGAAGATAATTTTATCCGAATATCCGGCCGAAGGGGTTGAACTTCTGAAAGAAACCGGACTTTTGGGATATATTGTACCGGAGCTGGAAAAAGGCATTGGTGTAAGCCAAAATCGCCACCATATCTATACGATCTATGAGCATGCGATCCTCTCGCTGAAATATTGCCCGAGTGAAAAGCTCGAAGTGCGATTGGCGGCGCTTTTTCATGATATTGCCAAGCCTGAAGCTAAAAGAGGCGCAGGGTTGGATGCTACTTTTTACAACCATGATATTATGGGGGCAAACGCGGTTAAGAGAATTTTGTCCCGACTGAAATTTTCCAATGAAGCTATCGAGAAAACCAGCCATTTGGTCAGGAATCATATGTTTTTCTATAATGTGGACGAAGTGAGCGAAGCCGGCATTCGCCGATTGATAAAAAGAGCGGGAAAAGAAAATTTGAAAGATTTGATTGACCTCCGAATTGCCGATCGCTTGGGCAGCGGCGTGCCCAAAGCCAAGCCTTATAAATTAAGGCATTTGGAATATCTCATTGATAAGGTTTCCCGGGATCCTATTTCCGTAAAAATGCTTAAACTAAACGGCAATGATATAATAAAAATCCTTAAGATCAAGCCAAGCCCGATAATCGGCGCGATATTAAATGTTTTGCTGGCGGAAGTGCTGGAAGATCCGAAACTGAATACGAAAAAATATTTAACCGGAAGAGTTAAGGAACTATCCAAGTTAAGCCCGGATAAGTTAAAAGCTAAAAGCTTGGAAGTCATTGAAGAAAAAAAAGAGGAGGTGGAGCTTGCGGAGAAGAGCCGTTTTGGTGTAAAATGA
- a CDS encoding Fic family protein gives MTIREKLQIIQKATGLTQTKLADRFGVSFVAFNSWWTGKSSPRPKMLAAIDELFLEATGQKIVPTEQLIAKKQILAKKSREHKNIIAEILKNPDIRDTFLLKLTYNSNSIEGSTLTELDTAAILFDNAALPNKSITEHLEAKNHQTALNYLFDYLAQKGAINENLVLKLHGILMNGIYPDAGAYRNHAVRILGVNLSTANYLKLPDLIPAIINEAAKKTDDIIALSASIHSRFEQAHPFSDGNGRIGRILMCAMLLKANLAPAIIRQENKRLYSAYLYKAQTKNDTSQLEDFLCDAVLDGFKVLERINI, from the coding sequence ATGACTATCCGAGAAAAATTGCAAATTATCCAGAAAGCGACCGGATTGACTCAAACCAAATTGGCCGATCGTTTTGGCGTGTCTTTTGTTGCTTTTAACAGCTGGTGGACCGGCAAATCTTCCCCCCGGCCGAAAATGCTGGCGGCAATCGATGAATTATTTTTAGAAGCAACCGGGCAGAAAATAGTTCCTACCGAACAACTAATTGCCAAAAAACAAATATTGGCTAAAAAATCCCGGGAACACAAAAATATAATTGCCGAGATATTGAAAAATCCGGATATTCGGGACACCTTCCTGTTAAAACTAACTTATAACAGCAACAGCATTGAAGGCAGTACCCTGACCGAGCTGGACACGGCAGCGATTCTTTTTGACAATGCCGCTTTGCCGAATAAAAGCATAACGGAGCATTTGGAAGCAAAAAATCATCAGACTGCTCTTAATTATCTTTTTGATTATCTGGCGCAAAAAGGCGCTATCAATGAAAATCTTGTTTTAAAGCTTCACGGTATTTTAATGAACGGCATTTATCCTGATGCCGGCGCATACCGCAATCATGCCGTCCGAATTCTTGGCGTTAACTTGTCAACCGCCAATTATTTAAAACTTCCGGATTTAATTCCTGCTATCATCAACGAAGCGGCTAAAAAAACTGATGACATTATCGCTTTGTCGGCCTCAATCCATAGCCGTTTTGAACAAGCTCATCCTTTTTCCGACGGCAATGGTCGAATTGGCCGGATTTTAATGTGCGCCATGCTTTTAAAAGCCAATTTGGCGCCGGCTATTATCAGGCAGGAAAATAAACGGCTTTATAGCGCTTATCTCTATAAAGCGCAAACCAAAAATGACACAAGCCAGCTTGAGGATTTTTTATGCGATGCGGTACTGGATGGATTTAAAGTTTTGGAACGAATTAATATATAA